ATTGATGTGAGCGGCCCGACAGTATCAATATTGGCTGGTGGAGAAACAATAGCCTCATTCACAGTAAGTGATGATGCCGCCAACATTAGTTTTTCAACCATAATAAGCGGCTTGAGATTTGATTTTGTAGTTTCTGATGCCAGCACTGGAGTTACAGTAGTTAATGCCTTAGTTAATTCTTTAAGGATATCGGTGGCAACCTCTGTAGCAATAAATTTTGCCGATGCAAACGAGGGCTCTTACGTTGTCGAGGTTGGTCAGTTCGCCGGAGCGGGTACAAGCGCCCTGGACGTCAGAATCAACTATTTCAATGAAACAGGGCTTGCATCTGCACCAATTGTCGATTTTGCACAAGGAAAAGCTGTATATGGAACAATATCTGGATCCATTACTTTCAATACTACCGATGATACTTTCGTATTCAATATAACTGCCGGTGAAAAAGGTACGATCTTCACATGGTCCACAAATGTGTATGACATCAACAGCTTTGGTGGAGCATTACCAGAAGAAGAGGTCGTCGATACAGGAGCCGTGAGAGCTGAAGAAAGGTGGTATCAAGACACCTCGCTGATCTTCCAAATCGGTGCTAACGAAGGTCACAACATGATCGCTGGTCTTGATGATATGAGAGCAGCTGCACTTGGTATCACACCAGAGTCACTCGTAGTCACAGATCAGAACAAGGCAGAAAGAACTATCATGGTGATCGATGCAGCAATTCACAAAGTCAGCAGCGCAAGAGCACAACTCGGTGCTGTACAAAACAGGTTGGAGCACACAATAAGCAACCTTGGAGTAGCAGAAGAAAACTTGACGGCAGCAGAATCTCGTATCAGAGACGCAGACATGGCAAAGGAAATGATGGCATTCACCAAACAACAGATACTGATCCAGTCGAGCATGGCGATGTTGGCTCAAGCGAACACTCAACCACAAACTGTATTACAGTTGATGAGATAATCTACCTGGTTCAATATTTAAAGGCGGGCAAGAGCCCGCCTTTTTTGTAGGTTCAAATCGATTTTCTTATATTGGTAAATACATGGTAAAACTGTTTAATGTATTGTACGAATACTCAATCTTTGCATGGTGTAGATCGGCAATTGCCTTGACCACGGCAAGACCAAGTCCAAGGCCATCGGCTTTCGCGTTTTTGGATCTGTAAAATCTCTCAAAGATCCTTTCTTTGTCTTCTTCACAAATTGGCTCTCCATAGTTTGAGACACTAAAAACTACAAAATCATTGTCCTTTGACAGACTCACCTTAACAGGTTTGTTTTCTTCAGAGTATTTACATGCATTTTCTATCAAATTGATAAAGGCATGGGAAAGAAGTCCCGGAACACACCTTGCCTTGATTTGAGCCGGCACATCCAAGATGAAGTCGGTCTTTGGAAATCTTTGCATGACCTGTTCCACGCTCTCTAAAACAACAACTGAAATATCTTCTTCCTGAAAACTATCTTCGCGCTGGTGCTGAGCTCGAGCTATGAGTAACAAAGATGATGTAATCTGAACCATAGTGTTGATGTTCTTCAACATCAGTACCAATTCATTTTTTATCTCCTGATTATTGACTTCTTTTAACATAACTTCTATCTGCGCCTTGACACTTGCGAGTGGATTTCTCAACTGGTGAGATAAGCTCGATGCGAATTCTCTGAGTTCTTCCATTGTGTTGTGAAGTCTTCTGAGCGCATCGTTTATCTGAAGTTGCAATACATGAGCTTCCTGACTCGTTGGTTGAATCTGTATTTGTCTTGCAAAACCTTTTGAAATATCGTCCATTTGTTTTCCTATCTCTTCGATTGGTTTAATCATTCTCTCTGTGAGATTCAAGCCAAACCGGTGTACAAGAAAACTCAACGATACAATCGCACTCGCCAACACTACCGCGAGTATTACAACCACCACAAAATGATCTTTTATATCTTTTGCAACTATCACTTTGTACGTTCCAGCTTGTGTTGCGTAAACTCTTTTGTACTTAATAGATGCAAAACCTTTGTGATCTACTGGAATCTCTTCTGAGACATTAAAACTCGCATAGGTTTTATCTTTCTCAAGAACCTGGAAAGAATAGTCTTTTTTTCCAAAGACCGCGACCAATTCACCAGAAGGGTTCTCCAAAAAATGTACAAGATCACTTGTGAACGCCAAAATTTCCTGGTCTATCTGCTTCATAGTGAGCCTTTCAACTGTGATCAAAAATGTCACTGCCATGGTGCACATCGAAATAACAAAGATGGAAAGATAATATCTTTCAATTACCTTCCTTAAAGACCGCATTTCAATCATTCCCTGTGAAATCTGTAACCAAGTCCCGCAACCGTTTCTATGTGCTTGTCATAGCCATAGGGTTTTAATTTGTTCCTCAAATAGAGCACATAGACATCTACCACATTACTTCTTATCTCTTTTTCATTTTCCCAGACTCTTTCTATTAATTCATCTCTTGAAAAAGTCAAATCAGGATTTCTCAAGAAAAGTTCAAGTAGATCAAATTCTCTCTTACTCAGTTTGACAATTTCGTCTTTGATTTTTACCTGCCTTGTTCTACTGTTCAATCTAAGGTCTTTAAAAACTACTTCTTCACCTTTTGTTAAATTGCTTCTTCTTATAAGGCTTTTGATCCTTGCAAGTAATTCGCGAAAATCAAAGGGTTTTGTTAGATAATCATCGGCACCGCTTGAGAGTCCTTTGACTTTATCATCCACGGCATCCAAGGCAGTTAACATCAAAACAGGGGTTTCAATCTGATTTTCTCTAAGTGTTTGAACAAATTCAAAACCATCAACACCTGGAAGCATCACATCCAAGACTATGCAATCATAACGATTTTCAAGAGCCATATCAAGACCTTCATCACCATCGGTTGATTCATCGACACTGTAACCTTCTTTTGTTAGAAATCTCACAACAGATCTGAGTAAATCTTGATTATCCTCAACAACAAGTATCTTCATCTTTTCTTATCACCACCCGACATCTTCAATTGCCCTTCTCTCTTTTGTGTCGAGAGTACTGCGGGCGTCTTTGTGCTGACATATGCAAGTTGTTCCTTTGATCCGACAAGCCATGTGCCCTCATCGTACAAAAAGGCAAAATAAATACCTTTACCTATTGAAACAAAAGCAAGTGAGATGGCATCTTTCAACGGTACAGTGTATGTGGGTGCCTGGTAAGTAACCTGCTGAGAAGAAAAGATCTTTCCAGTGTATGGATCAATTCTGATCTGGTTTTTCGTAGTCAAGACAACCCATATTGGTGAATTATTCACAAAATCAAGATAAGTGGCTATCACGTCTTTTTCTTTGGAGTTGTTTATGGCATCAAGAATAGATATCTTCAACGTATTCAAATCGAAGGTATTGTATAAATTATTGAGTTCGTTCACTCTTTTAATAACATTGGTGAGATCATTTTGCGCAATAAGGATGCTAACTACAATTAGTAACAACAAAACTACGGTCTTTCTCATTCGACCACCATCCATATAACTTTATCCAAGCAAGGTTAAAAAGTTATTAGATTTCTCTTATCTGAGTTAGTCCAAAAAGAGTATATCATTAAAGATCAAGTACGATATCTAACTTCTATACAAGTTAAAATATTTAAAAAATCATCTAATGGGTTATCTACTTATATGAAATTGTCTTCTTAAAATGGCTTTTCGTAGCTTATATTTCTAATCTTTTTTTAATAAATAGATAGTAGAGCACATCTTGGAGGTGAAATGATGAAGCAGTTATTCTTAGTGGTTATTGTATTATCTGTGCTTTTGATAACTGGCTGTATGAATCTTTCATCTTCAAAAGGTATGTTGACAGTCTATCTAACAGATGCTGTTCTACCAATAAGCGACGTACAGAGAATCGATGTGACAATCAACAAAATCTTGCTTATGAGTGATGCTGCATCGGTTGTAGTGACAGATGAAGCTACGACCGTCAACCTACTCGATTTGGTGGGTTCAGAAATAAGTTTTCCAACTCTTCAAACTTCGGGAACTTACACACAATTGAGATTAGAGATCGGCCAAGCAACGATAACTGTTAATAATTCGGAATATGAACTCAAGGTATCTTCCAATAGTTTGAAGTACCCATTCACAGAATCATTAGAGATTAACCAAGATACGATCCTGGTTCTGGATTTTGATCTCTCAAGACCTATAAAAGTCACAGGTAGCTGGGGCCAAGGACAAGGTACCCAACAAAGCAATAACACACAGTTTCACATGACTCCAGTGATTCATCTGAGACATGGTCAACTGTATGATATAACTGGTAAAGTAGTAGATAATAATTCTGGTGTAGCTCATGCACTTGTGGCTTTAACCAAAGATTCAACAGTGGTTGCTGCAACTTTCAGTCATGAAGATTCAAATAAATGGCAAAAAGGAGAATTCAAACTATCAAAAATCGAACCTGGAGAATATGAAATAAAGGTGTTCTTAAAAGAAACCTACGAATGTTGGGAAGATGAAGATATTGATCAATATATTTTGCAACACACACCAGACGCCACAAAAACTGTAAACCTTGAGTATGAAAATCTCGATGTAGGTGATATTTCTATTTCAAATCGAGTTTAGAAAATAAGATCAAATATTAAGGAGATTTGAAATGAATCATTTAGAAAAAATCTGTGATTTTATTTCATCTTTTGTGAACAAATATAATTACAAAGGTGTTGTAATAGGTATAAGCGGGGGAATAGATTCCACAGTTGTCGCATATCTTTGCGTGAAAGCCATTGGAAAAGACAGAGTCTTTGGTCTGATCTTACCTGAAAGGGATTCTTCAAAAGATTCCATAAAAGACGGTGTACTTGTTTGCAAAAGCCTGGAAATACCTTACAAAATCAAATCTATTACGCCAATTCTTAGAAAAATCGGTATTTACAAACTATTTCCTCCCGCTCTTATTTTTCCAAGATCGATCCAGGAAAAATACGTGCTTGGAAAATGGCAAAAATTGTCAAAAGACTCCTTCATAGATGATTTACTAAATCAAGGGAACGAAGAATTTCTCAAGGGTCTTGCTTACTATAGAATAAAACACAGAGTTAGAATGTGCAATTTATATTTTGAAGCGGAAAAAAGAAATTACGCAGTCGCAGGAACGACTAACAAGACAGAGATCTTAACGGGATTGTATGTGAAATGGGGCGATGATGCATCGGATTTTGAACCAATTGCACATCTTTATAAAACAGAGATCTATGAACTGGCAAAAGAACTGAAGGTACCAGAAAAGATTATCAAGAAAAAACCATCTCCAGATCTGATACCAGGTCTAACAGATGAATTTGTCTTTGAAATGAGTTATGAAAAATTAGACAGAATTCTAAAGAAAATAGAAAATAACTCAAAACTCGATGATGAAGATCCACAAAAGGTGCAGAGAGTCTTGAAGATAATCAAAGCAGCAGAAAAAAGAAAGATAAAAACAATTAAAATCACCGATGAATCCTGAGTTTGTGACGAATATAAAAGCAAAAAGCAAGCAAAAAAATCTGCTTTTTGCTCAAAGATTTTTTGATTTTTCAGCGATACCTAAGTGTAAAGTTCCCTGTTTAGTTTTTCTTTTCAGTTCTACTTCCTGGTTTTACAAGTTGTATCTTTTGTCTACACAATGGACAGTCATCTGGTTCGTAGATGGGTAATTCCAACTTCATCAGCGAATAAAACGGTACATCAAATGGCAATGGTTGTGTTGATCTGTCTATGATACTCGCTATACAGCAAATCTGTCCACCGTATTCTTTGACGACTTCTGCAACTTCAAGAACCGATTTCCCTGTGGTTGTAACATCTTCAACGATAGCCACTTTTTCATCTTTGTTGATGTGAAAATCTCTTCTCAATTTCATGATGCCATCTTCTCTCTCAGTGAACATTGCTCGTGCACCAAGATAGCGAGCAACAGCATAAGCAACAATAATTCCACCAAGTGCTGGTCCTATAACGACATCTGGTTTATGGTGTGATATTTTTTGTGCAATCATCTCACCAACTTTATCACCATATTCGGGTCTCTCGAAAATCTTTGCGCACTGCACGTATTTCGAAGAATGCTTACCTGAAGAAAGAAGAAAATGCCCTTCAAGTAACGCACCAACTCTGTAAAGTATCTCAAGCATGTAAAAACCTCCTTATCTGTTCCATTGTTGCTCTTGGATCTTCACTTTTATAAACTTCTCTTCCTATTACCGCAAAATCAGCAACTGTTTTTATATCTTCTAAACTCACCACATCTTTTTGATCATCTGCCTCTCTTTTCATTCTTACACCTGGAACCAGTATCTTTGTCGGTATCATCTCTCTTAAAGCTTTTGCCCACATACCAGGTAGGACAAAAGAACTTCCCAGATCTTTGAGAATCTTTATTTGATCCAGATAATCTTCAAGTTCGCCTTTTATCGATGTGAGCTTGATAACAGAAAAAATGAACTTATCAGTGCTTTCAATTGCCGCTTTAACTGAATCTTTACCTGCTACTGCATGAACTGTGAAACCTATGACACATGGATGATCCCACGATTTGATAGATCTCACCACCGTCGATGGAATATCGGTAAATTTGAGATCCACAATGACCTTGAGATTTCTTTTCTCAAATTCACCAAACACACCTTTGCCAAAAATCGCCACATTATGACCTATTTTGACATGTTCAAAGCTTCCATATTTTTCGATAAACCCAAATGGGTCCTCCATGTCCAAACTCAGCACAGGTATCATTCACAACACCTCCTGATGTACTTTGCGATTTTTTCAACTATCTGTGGATTTTTATAAATAGCCGTTCCAAGACTTATCGCATTGGCACCGACTTTGAAAAAATCATCTACATCTTTCTCATTTGTTATCCCACCAGAACCAATCACGTAAAGTTCAGGAACTTTGTTCTTAACTTCATAAACGGCCCTGAGCGCAATGGGTTTTAAAACAGGTCCTGAAATACCACCTTTGATCAATTTACCTTCTACAACTTCAAGTCCCCTGATCGTGTTGATGAGTACTATTCCATTCCAGCCATGATCTTTCACAATCTGAGCAACGTTTTCAACAAAATTACCTTCAACACCAACCTTGGCTATTAAAAAACCCTTCAAAACCTTTCTCAGATAGATCAACACCTCCTTGAAAGAAAAAAGATCAGAAAGAATATTTAGTCCACCATTCTTCACATTTGGACAGGAAAAATTGACTTCGATCGCTTCAAAGTATTTTTCATATGTTGCAATTTTTTGAGCCACCAACTTGTATTCTTCCGGATTGTCCCCACCAAGACTGAAGATTACCTTTACTTTTTCAAAAAGCTCTTCGTACTGATTTGCATTTAGATTTTCTATAAATGCATCTATCCCGATGTTTTCAAGACCTATGTTGTTTATCAAATAACTTTCAGTTGCAAAAAGTCTCGGTGGTGGATTCCCCTGTTTGGGAAACAATGTAACAGTCTTCAACGTGTAAGCACCTATGTATTTTGGATCGATCAACTTCAAGTATTCACCCATTCCACCTACACCAGATGCTATTACCAAAGGAGGATTTAATTCCATACAAGATCACCCCTGAAAACAGGACCATCGATACAAACATGCTTTATACCTTCCTTGGTTTGGATCGCGCATCCGCGACACGCACCTATTCCGCAAGCCATGTATTCATTGAAAGATAGATAAACCGGGGCTTTTTCACGTAGCAGGTTAAATGCCACTTTCTCCATCTGATCTGATCCGACAACGTAAAACCAATCATAACCATTCAAAGATTTGAGCAAGTTCACGAATTTTTCATTACCAAAGACAGTTTTGAATGGTATTTCCATCTGAAGTCTTTCGAGTGAACCTATGAAGACATCGCAACTATATCTTTGGTGAAGATCAAAAGCCATGGCGAGACATGCCGGTGTTGTTATCATCGCACCTTTTCCAGAAGGTGGAACAAAACCTCTTCCCAAAGGACCATGAGCTAAGAGCACATCTTGTTTGACTATGTACTGTGTTCCTTTACCGATTACCTGAATTCCTATTGCAAGATCGTCAAACCATTTTCCCAAAGCAAAAGGTTTTCTCACAACTGATGGTGTCTCGATCATGATGAATTGTGTTGGAGCAAAATCAATTTTTTCATTGAAAGTGATGATGAAACTATCTCGAGTTACTTCAAAGGTTTTTTTGACTGTCAAAGAGAAATTCTCCATCCCAGTACACCCACTTTCCCTTCAGTTTTACACCAATTACCTTCCCTTTCAATTTGATGCCGTCAAAGACACTGTTCTTGCCCTTGCTGTGAAAGATTTTTACATCAACTGTGTACTCAGCTTTTGGATCGATCACGGTGATGTCATCAGTATCAAAGACAGCTCCAAGTCCCAAAACCTTTTTTGGAGCGATAGTCATTTTCTCGATAGTTTTCTCAAGATCTCCAGTCGCCGTATAGAAAGCACTAAAAGCTGTCTCAATGCCACTTGTTCCATATGGTGCTTTTTCAAAATCAGATGACTTTTCATCATGAGGCGCATGATCAGTTGCAAAGACGTCTATAATATTCTTCCTGACGGCGTTCAGCAAAGCTTGTCTATCTTTTTCTGTGCCAAATGGTGGGTTCACTTTGAAATTCGTGTTTCTGATGTCTTCCATGGTAAAGAAAAGATGATGCGGTGTTACTTCACAAGATATCTGCGCATAGCTTTTAAGATACTGAATCGTCTCGATAGAAGATTTTGTTGTGACATGTTGAATATGAAATTTCCTAAAGCCATACTCTAAACCAAACATCACATTTCGAAAGATACTAATGGCTTCGCTGTTGACAGGACGTTTTTGTATATCCAAGGAAGTGCCTTCATAGAAAACACCACCGACTTCATAGAATTGACTGTGATCCAAGAGCAGATTTGGTTTTTTATATCTGAAAGCTTTTAAAATTTTTTGTGTATCGTATTCTATTCCATCGTTTGAATAACATAGGATTTTCTCGCCGTCTGGTTCTAACTCACCAAAAAAAGAGCAAGTCCAGTAATAGTCAATTATCTTGTCTTTTGCAAGGTCAAGGTGCATTTTAAAGACATCTTGAGTCTCAATCGGTGGTTTTGTGTTTGGTTGAATCAAAACAGCTCCGAATCCCCCAGCGATCGCTGCCCTTTCAAGTGTGTCGTAATCTTCCTGCCCGCACAATCTCACATGGGTGTGCATATCAAAAAAGGCAGGGCATGCTACAAGACCATCTTTGGATATAGGTGTATCGATCTCTATATCCCGCCATTTTTGAATCACAGGATCATAGAACTTCAACATCCATCCCCCCAAAATCCAAAATAAAAGGGGCTTTTTCAAGCCCCTTTGAAAAACACCTATGGGTTAGAACTCTATTGAAGATCGTATTATCTTTTTGCCATGATAATATAACCATTCTCCTCACTCCTGGGGTTTTCAATTTAAGATTTTATCATTATCTTTTTTGCCTTTGTTTTTCTTTTAGGTAAATTTGGTTTCGCACTTGCTGCTTTAAAAAATCGCCATACGAATCTCTGAAAACAACTGACTATGATATAATGTAATTGCAAAATAATGTTTTTGATATTTTCTATGGCTATTGTATGGTGAGGCAAATTTCATCACAAGAGATTGAGAGAAGATCAATTTGCTGATTTCATGTTCCAAAAATAATCTGATTTGATTTTATTGGCAAGGAGGGATTGGTAATGAAGAAGTTTGTATCAATACTTTTCTTATTAGGAATCAGCATCTCAATTTTGGCAGTTTCAACAGGCCAGATCATGCTCTCAAAGAATGGTGTTGTTGCCGCCGCAAATCCTTACGCTGCTGCAGCAGGAGCAGAAATTTTGGAAAAGGGTGGTAATGCAGTAGATGCCGCAGTAGCAGTTGCTTTTGCATTAGGTGTTGTGGAACCATATGCAAGTGGTCTTGGTGGAGAAGGTGTTATGATCATTCATACATCTGATGGTCAAAATATAGCTATTGATTACAAATCTGTCGCTCCAATGGATCTCTCCAAGTATACAAAATCTCCAAGCAATTATTCGTCAGGACCACTTTCAGTTTGTGTTCCAGGAGTAGTTGATGGTTTGATTAAGGCACTTTCAGAGTGGGGAACAATGAATCTCAGCGAAGTCATGGAACCCGCAATTCGTTTGGCAAGAGAAGGTTTTGTTTTGAACGAAACTTATGTTGGTGTCTTATCTGATAATTATGAAAAACTTCTAAATGATCCTGGCGAAGGCGCCTTGGTATACTTAAAAGACAATCTTCTTTACGATCCAGGAGATTTATTCAAAAATCCCGTCTTGGCAGATACACTCGAATTGATTGCAAAAGAGGGTAGAGATGTTTTCTACAAGGGAGAAATAGCCGATAAGATAGTCAAATTTATGCAAGAGAATGGCGGAGCAATAACCAAACAAGATCTCGAACAATACCATGCAATTGTTAAAGAACCTATTATTGGAACTTATAGAGGATACAAAATAATCACTGCACCACAACCCGTTGGTGGCACTACTCTTGTTGAAATACTCAACATACTTGAAAGATTCAACATCTCTGATCTTTCATGGGACGATCCACTTTACATCCATTTACTCTCCGAGGCTTTATATCTGGCTACTATCGATATGAGGATTTACTGTGGTGACGATCCCAATGTTCCTGTCGAAGCTTTGATCAGCAAAGAATATGC
The DNA window shown above is from Thermotoga profunda AZM34c06 and carries:
- the ggt gene encoding gamma-glutamyltransferase, with the translated sequence MKKFVSILFLLGISISILAVSTGQIMLSKNGVVAAANPYAAAAGAEILEKGGNAVDAAVAVAFALGVVEPYASGLGGEGVMIIHTSDGQNIAIDYKSVAPMDLSKYTKSPSNYSSGPLSVCVPGVVDGLIKALSEWGTMNLSEVMEPAIRLAREGFVLNETYVGVLSDNYEKLLNDPGEGALVYLKDNLLYDPGDLFKNPVLADTLELIAKEGRDVFYKGEIADKIVKFMQENGGAITKQDLEQYHAIVKEPIIGTYRGYKIITAPQPVGGTTLVEILNILERFNISDLSWDDPLYIHLLSEALYLATIDMRIYCGDDPNVPVEALISKEYAKSRFEMIPLSKAIARSSSAAERQKLAGDPFKYLDNKKFFDKILEDLGEKVKIESPSTTHASVVDKWGNAVAFTQTLSSFFGSGNVVPGTGIILNNEMANFSTSGPNALAPGRRPRTTIAPTIVLRPNGDLLMVVGTPGASRILSTLSQMIVNVIDFGYSIDQAMKLPKFCSYDTYTDLKIEGGFPEETIKILEKYYGYKLELYPELDLFFGGPNCVYKQEDGIYIGVGSFRRQGAAAVPEK
- a CDS encoding dihydroorotase; translated protein: MKFYDPVIQKWRDIEIDTPISKDGLVACPAFFDMHTHVRLCGQEDYDTLERAAIAGGFGAVLIQPNTKPPIETQDVFKMHLDLAKDKIIDYYWTCSFFGELEPDGEKILCYSNDGIEYDTQKILKAFRYKKPNLLLDHSQFYEVGGVFYEGTSLDIQKRPVNSEAISIFRNVMFGLEYGFRKFHIQHVTTKSSIETIQYLKSYAQISCEVTPHHLFFTMEDIRNTNFKVNPPFGTEKDRQALLNAVRKNIIDVFATDHAPHDEKSSDFEKAPYGTSGIETAFSAFYTATGDLEKTIEKMTIAPKKVLGLGAVFDTDDITVIDPKAEYTVDVKIFHSKGKNSVFDGIKLKGKVIGVKLKGKWVYWDGEFLFDSQKNL
- a CDS encoding DUF4382 domain-containing protein; translated protein: MKQLFLVVIVLSVLLITGCMNLSSSKGMLTVYLTDAVLPISDVQRIDVTINKILLMSDAASVVVTDEATTVNLLDLVGSEISFPTLQTSGTYTQLRLEIGQATITVNNSEYELKVSSNSLKYPFTESLEINQDTILVLDFDLSRPIKVTGSWGQGQGTQQSNNTQFHMTPVIHLRHGQLYDITGKVVDNNSGVAHALVALTKDSTVVAATFSHEDSNKWQKGEFKLSKIEPGEYEIKVFLKETYECWEDEDIDQYILQHTPDATKTVNLEYENLDVGDISISNRV
- the nadE gene encoding NAD(+) synthase, which produces MNHLEKICDFISSFVNKYNYKGVVIGISGGIDSTVVAYLCVKAIGKDRVFGLILPERDSSKDSIKDGVLVCKSLEIPYKIKSITPILRKIGIYKLFPPALIFPRSIQEKYVLGKWQKLSKDSFIDDLLNQGNEEFLKGLAYYRIKHRVRMCNLYFEAEKRNYAVAGTTNKTEILTGLYVKWGDDASDFEPIAHLYKTEIYELAKELKVPEKIIKKKPSPDLIPGLTDEFVFEMSYEKLDRILKKIENNSKLDDEDPQKVQRVLKIIKAAEKRKIKTIKITDES
- the pyrE gene encoding orotate phosphoribosyltransferase, whose product is MLEILYRVGALLEGHFLLSSGKHSSKYVQCAKIFERPEYGDKVGEMIAQKISHHKPDVVIGPALGGIIVAYAVARYLGARAMFTEREDGIMKLRRDFHINKDEKVAIVEDVTTTGKSVLEVAEVVKEYGGQICCIASIIDRSTQPLPFDVPFYSLMKLELPIYEPDDCPLCRQKIQLVKPGSRTEKKN
- a CDS encoding response regulator transcription factor codes for the protein MKILVVEDNQDLLRSVVRFLTKEGYSVDESTDGDEGLDMALENRYDCIVLDVMLPGVDGFEFVQTLRENQIETPVLMLTALDAVDDKVKGLSSGADDYLTKPFDFRELLARIKSLIRRSNLTKGEEVVFKDLRLNSRTRQVKIKDEIVKLSKREFDLLELFLRNPDLTFSRDELIERVWENEKEIRSNVVDVYVLYLRNKLKPYGYDKHIETVAGLGYRFHRE
- a CDS encoding tRNA-dihydrouridine synthase, which translates into the protein MELNPPLVIASGVGGMGEYLKLIDPKYIGAYTLKTVTLFPKQGNPPPRLFATESYLINNIGLENIGIDAFIENLNANQYEELFEKVKVIFSLGGDNPEEYKLVAQKIATYEKYFEAIEVNFSCPNVKNGGLNILSDLFSFKEVLIYLRKVLKGFLIAKVGVEGNFVENVAQIVKDHGWNGIVLINTIRGLEVVEGKLIKGGISGPVLKPIALRAVYEVKNKVPELYVIGSGGITNEKDVDDFFKVGANAISLGTAIYKNPQIVEKIAKYIRRCCE
- a CDS encoding sensor histidine kinase, encoding MRSLRKVIERYYLSIFVISMCTMAVTFLITVERLTMKQIDQEILAFTSDLVHFLENPSGELVAVFGKKDYSFQVLEKDKTYASFNVSEEIPVDHKGFASIKYKRVYATQAGTYKVIVAKDIKDHFVVVVILAVVLASAIVSLSFLVHRFGLNLTERMIKPIEEIGKQMDDISKGFARQIQIQPTSQEAHVLQLQINDALRRLHNTMEELREFASSLSHQLRNPLASVKAQIEVMLKEVNNQEIKNELVLMLKNINTMVQITSSLLLIARAQHQREDSFQEEDISVVVLESVEQVMQRFPKTDFILDVPAQIKARCVPGLLSHAFINLIENACKYSEENKPVKVSLSKDNDFVVFSVSNYGEPICEEDKERIFERFYRSKNAKADGLGLGLAVVKAIADLHHAKIEYSYNTLNSFTMYLPI
- a CDS encoding iron-sulfur cluster-binding protein, with the protein product MENFSLTVKKTFEVTRDSFIITFNEKIDFAPTQFIMIETPSVVRKPFALGKWFDDLAIGIQVIGKGTQYIVKQDVLLAHGPLGRGFVPPSGKGAMITTPACLAMAFDLHQRYSCDVFIGSLERLQMEIPFKTVFGNEKFVNLLKSLNGYDWFYVVGSDQMEKVAFNLLREKAPVYLSFNEYMACGIGACRGCAIQTKEGIKHVCIDGPVFRGDLVWN
- the pyrF gene encoding orotidine-5'-phosphate decarboxylase, with the protein product MIPVLSLDMEDPFGFIEKYGSFEHVKIGHNVAIFGKGVFGEFEKRNLKVIVDLKFTDIPSTVVRSIKSWDHPCVIGFTVHAVAGKDSVKAAIESTDKFIFSVIKLTSIKGELEDYLDQIKILKDLGSSFVLPGMWAKALREMIPTKILVPGVRMKREADDQKDVVSLEDIKTVADFAVIGREVYKSEDPRATMEQIRRFLHA
- a CDS encoding flagellin, which translates into the protein MVIDAAIHKVSSARAQLGAVQNRLEHTISNLGVAEENLTAAESRIRDADMAKEMMAFTKQQILIQSSMAMLAQANTQPQTVLQLMR